The nucleotide sequence GCAGCAAGTGCTGGTGAAAGTGTCCGGACAGCGAGACATCGCCGGCAACGAGGTTATTCAGAAAGCGCTGGAAAACAGCAGCGCATATGTCAGCCAGTTAGGGTATGGCAATGAGCAGGGGCAACCTGTACTGGAAATTAGTTTCGACAGCGAGAAAATCCGTACGTTGCTGACGCAGGCCAATGCCACCTTTTGGTCAGAGCAACGTCCCACTGTGCTTGTCTGGCTGGTTGAGGAGGCGAATCGTGATCGCGCCATCGTGTGGGATCAGACAGGAAACCGTCTTCAGGGGCAATTGAATCAGGCCGCGGCACAGCGTGGTATACCCGTTCTGCTGCCTATCGGTGATTTTCAGGACGTGACTGCGATCAGTGTGCCGGATTTGTGGGGCGGTTTCTCGCAGCCGATTGCAAATGCCAGTACCCGCTATCAGCCTGATGCTGTGCTGATTGCACGCGTTCAGCGTGGTAGCGGCAGTATGCAAGTGGCCTGGCAGCTGTTTCCGGGATCACCGGCCGCCATGCTGGACGGTGACTCGGCACCAGTTGAAGGGCGCCATAGCGGAGACGGCGCGGCAGCCTTGACGGCTATGATGGATCAGGTTGCCGATAACCTGGCAGCACGCTATGCCGTACAGTTGGGTGGTGTCGCTGACGGTGGTTTTGCCATTGACGTGGCGAATGTACGTCGGGTTGAAGACTTTTTTCAGTTGGAGAAACTGCTGAAGGATCTCAGCTCAGTGGCCTCAGTGAATGCCAGCCATTTGCAGGGGGACAAAGTCCGCTTTGCGATTCGGTTGTTGAGCAACGAGCAGGCCTTTGCTCGCGAGCTGAGTATGGAACCCAAAATTCAGGCGCAGCCGGTTTCGTCGCTGGTACGTGATGTCACCTTTGAGCAGCACTCTGCAGGGGAGATAACCTCAGCTAGTCAGGAAGGTATGATTGTGCCGACGTCCCGGGAAGGATCGGCGTCTGAGCCTTTGCCTCAGTTGGATGTGTCTGCACCTCAGGGCGCAACATCAAATGTCGGCCAGTATTACTGGAACCCGAACGCCTGATGGTCGATGGTCATCACATCTGAAAGAACCCCGGCTCAGTGCCGGGGTTTTTATACTGACATTATTTATCGCCGTGGGCTTCGCGCTCTTCCCGCTCAACCTGAGACAGCTTTTTCAGCTTGTTACCCAATTCCCGTCCCCGTGCCCGAGCAAACAGGATGTTGGCGAAAAAAGCCGCGGTGGTCAGTCCGAGCTCAATCAACGCCAGCCAGCGCTCCCCGCCATCTACCCAAAGCAGGGTCAGGGCATGCAGAAAATAAAACATCAGAATGAAGTTTGCCCAGGCATGGGTATAAGGTCTCCCTTGCACGATGCCTTTGAGGGGAAGTAATAAAGGCAAAATCCACAGCCCGGCAACCACATAGTTGTTCAGGTGCGGGTGGGGCGAAATCACGCTCTGCCACAGAAAAACCCACAACAGCAAAGACAGGTTCACTGTCAGTGAGAAGTAGTGTAATTTCCGGGTTGAGGGGCTCATTGGTTTCATATGGGTATCCGTATCTTAAAACTGCACAAGTGCGGCAGGATCATACTGATTGATGCAATTGCCTGGCTGTCTGGGCCAGCCTTTTCCCTAAGGCTTGCGCCAGAGCGGCTTCGTCTGGTGTCAGCCCGTCATTCTGGTTGAGGTGCGAAGCGCCGTAGGGCGTACCGCCAGACTGTGTGGTATGCAGCAGTGGTTCTGAGTAAGGTAGCCCTAATACCAGCATACCGTGATGCAGCAGGGGTAAAAGCATGGATTGCAGTGTCGTCTCCTGTCCGCCATGCATGGAAGACGAAGCCGTAAACACGCAGGCGGGTTTGCCGATCAGGCTGCCCGAGAGCCATTGTGCACTGGTACTGTCGATAAAGTGTTTCAGCGGCGCAGCCATATTGCCAAAGCGGACTGGGCTGCCCAGCGCCAGCCCCTGGCACTGCTCCAGATCTGCTACTGAAACATAGGGATCGCCTTGTTCCGGCGTGTCTTCCAGCTCACCGTTCGCGCGAATGTCCGGTACGGTACGCAACACGGCTTCACATCCTTCGACTTGTCCGATACCCCGTGCAATTTGTCTGGCGAGTTGGCGGGTGCTGCCATGGCGGCTGTAGTAGAGCACCAAAATCGACAGCATTACAGGATATCCAATACTTGCTCGGGCGGACGGCCAAGGGCCGCTTTATCGCCTTTGACCACGATAGGGCGCTCAATCAGTTTGGGATGGGCAACCATAGCGTCGCGCAGTGCCTGCTCTGAGACTGAGTCGTCGCCCAGATTCAGTTCTTTGTAAATATCTTCTTTGGTTCGCATCATCTGGCGGGCAGAATCAAATCCCAGCTTTCGCTGCAACTCGGCTAATTGCTCAGCTGAAGGCGTTTCTTCCAAATATTTAATGATGTCGGGCTGAATGCCTTTGCTCTCGAGCAGGGTTAAGGTTTCCCGGCTTTTTGAACAGCGTGGATTGTGATAAATGGTGACAGACATAATCTCTCCCGGATTGTCGGTATTTTATTGTCAAGACAAAGCCCGCCAGATGAAGCGGGCTGAATCACGAATCGTCAGGTGAAGCGGCGCGCTGGTCAGAGATCGGCAAATCTGGCCCGGGCCAGACGAAGCTGATCAATACGTGCATCATATCTGGCCTGATCCAGCGAGCCAACCTCGACCATCTGGCTGGCCTGGATATAATTCTGGATCGCTTTTTCCCAGTCGCCGCGCAATGCCATGACTTCCGCTCGTGCTGCCAGTTCGCCGTCTCTGCGTCCTGTGCCGGCATAGGCTTCGGCCAGCATGCCCCAGCCATTCACATCGTCAGGGTTATCGTAGGTAAAACGACTGAGCAGCGACAGGCTGTCTTTCGCCCGGCCGGCTTCAAGGTAGGCATGGGCCAGATTGAGTCTGAGTACGGCATTTTCCGGGTTGGATTTCAGCGCTTGCTGTAAGCGGTTGATGGCGCTCTCATAGCGCTTCTCGAACAGATCCAGATCGGTTGCTGAATCAATAAAGAAACGGTTACCCGGCTCGGCCTGCAGCAACGGCATCAGTTGTTCACGCGCCTGATCATATTTTCCGCTGTCCATATACACCAGGGCTTTACCGTAACTCACAGCCATTTTGCTGGCACCATGCGCTTCTTTTTCTTTGCGGTTGAACCAGTCCAGCGCATTACGGCTGTCCAGATTGGCATACCGCGCGATGATTCTGGCCTGAGCCAGCAGATAACTTTCTGAGACAGGGACTCGGTGAGGCGGATATTGGGCGGCCCGGCTGCGGGTATCTGCAATACGTGATTCAGGTAAGGGGTGTGTCAGCAACATCGCGGGTGGTGTGCTGGCATAGCGGTACTGATCGGCTAAGCGGCCAAAAAAGCCGGGCATTGCCTGAACATCGAACCCGGCTTTGGCTAAGGTCGCGATCCCGATCCGGTCTGCTTCCATTTCATTGCTGCGGGTGTAGTTGATCTGGCCCTGCACTGAGGCTGCGGTGGTTGCCTGCATGGCGGCGATGCCCGCTTCCGGTGCAGCAATCGCCAGCATCAGAGAACCAATCAGAGCCGCCATGGTGGCCGGGGATTTCTTGGCCTGATCTTCCATGCTTCTGGCCAGATGGCGCTGAGTGATGTGGGCAATTTCGTGCGCCATGACGGAAGCCAGCTCGCTTTCACTCTGGGCATGGAGGAACAGCCCGCTGTGCAGGGCGACATGACCGCCAAAAAAGGCAAAGGCGTTCACTTCCCGGTTCTGAATCAGAAAAAACTCAAATGGTGTACGCACATCCTGCGCATTGGCCACTAACCTGTGTCCCAGATCTTTCACATATTCGGCAAGCAGAGGGTCATTAATAATCGGTTTACTGGCCCGCAGCAAGCGCATGTAGGCATCGCCGTATTCCAGCTCTTTTTCGATGGTCAGTGTGGAGGCTGCTGTTGTCCCTATCTCGGGCAGATCTTCCAAAGAAGCCTCAGCCCGGCTCACCGGCGCTGTGCTCAGCAAAGCACACAGCAGCAAACAAACGGGCTTTTTGACAAATCGATGCTTAGAAATGGTGATCATCTTCATTCGTATGTTGATATTCCGGTTGCTGCGGGATTGGCAGTAAATCAATCTGCGCGCCTACAGGTATGACAACAAAACCTCTGGGGTGTTTCTTTCTTGTCGTCATAATGTTATTTACAATAACTTGTTGGATAATAACCGCCTGTGCCTGAGAATGGAAATACCTAAGCTGGATTTAACCAAGACCCGTTGTCCGCTGGCTTTATTGATGGCAAAACGCAGCTGCCATCAACTCAAGGCAGGGCAGCCGTTAGAGATACATCTCTGTGATACCGGCTCAAGAAAAGATATACCACGCTATTTGTTGAATCATGGGTTTCAGGTTCAGGTTCAAACAGATAACCCCAAGTTACTTGTAATTACCGTTACTAGAAGGTTGTGACGCTCATATGCTCGAAATGATTAGTCGCTGGTACCAGCGCAGATTTTCTGATCCGCACGCGGTCAGTTTGGTGGCGATCCTCCTGGTGGGCTTCATCACCATCTATTTTTTCGGCAACCTCATTGCACCTTTGCTTGCCGCCATCGTCCTGGCTTACTTGCTTGAATGGCCGGTGATGTATCTGACCCGGATGAAAGTGCCAAGAACACTGGCCGTGACGCTGGTACTCTTGCTGTTTTCCGGCTTGATGGTGATGGCAGTTTTTGTGTTGATTCCGGTTATTTGGCATCAGATCAGTAATTTAATCTCTGATGTGCCCAGTATGTTTAACGATTTGCAGCGTTATGTCTCCAGCCTGCCGGAGCGATACCCCGAGCTGGTTCAGCCGGAGCAGATCACCGCGGTGATGAACAACCTGCGCGCTAAAGTGCTGGGGATGGGTGAGAGTGCGCTGAAAGGATCCGTTGCCTCGCTGCTCAGCCTGGCTACTCTGGCAGTTTATTTGATCCTGGTGCCCTTACTGGTCTTTTTCTTGTTGAAAGACAAGGATGAAATGCTCAGATCATTCAGTCGTATCCTGCCCCGTAACCGTCGACTGGCCAGTAAAGTGGGCGCTGAGATGAACCAGCAGATTTCAAATTATATCCGCGGCAAGGTTACTGAAATTTTTATCGTTGGTATTGTCAGTTACATCACTTTTGCGCTGCTTGATTTACGTTATGCCTTGCTACTGGCGGTGCTGGTCGGTTTTTCGGTCTTGATTCCGTATATCGGCGCTGCAGCCGTGACTTTGCCGGTTGCTATGGTCGGGCTGTTCCAGTGGGGGCTGACGCCAGACTTCTGGTGGCTGCTGGTGGCCTACGGCATTATTCAGGCGCTTGATGGTAATGTGCTGGTTCCCATACTCTTTTCTGAAGCGGTGAACCTTCATCCGGTGGCTATCATCATATCCGTACTGGTATTTGGCGGCCTGTGGGGCTTTTGGGGCGTATTCTTTGCCATTCCGTTAGCCACACTGGTGAAAGCGGTCTGGAATGCATTGCCGGCCACCGATCTTAGTGAAGAGACGCCTTAACGATCACTCCGGCAGTTATCGCACAGGGAGGTTGTGTGAACAGACCACTGAAGATGTTCCTGCTGACCTGTCTGGCGATGCTGGCGTTTGCTGCCAATTCACTGCTGAACCGGGTGGCCTTGTCGGACACGGCCATCGATCCTGCCAGTTTCACGCTGATCCGCTTGCTGGCGGGCGCCGTATTTTTGTGGTTCATTCACGCGTATCGCCCTTCAGGTGAGCGTCTGAAGCGCAAAGCGAGTGTGGGGGGAAACTGGCTGTCTGCCGCGGCACTGTTCATCTATGCTGCCGGCTTTTCTTTTGCGTATCTCAGTCTAACTGCAGCAACAGGCGCATTGTTGCTGTTTGCGGCGGTACAAATCACCATGATGGCTGTTGCACTGAGTCGGGGAGAGCGGCTCAATGCCATGCAAATACTTGGTTTTACTCTTGCCTTGACAGGTTTGGTGATCCTTTTGTTACCCGGCGTATCTGCGCCGTCCTGGCAGGGTGCTGTTTTGATGCTGGTGGCGGGGGTGGCTTGGGGGATATATACCCTCAGAGGGCAAGGCGCTACCGACCCGCTCCAGACAACGGCGGGGAACTTTGTACGGGCTGTGCCCTTCGCTTTATTGTGCTGGTTTGTCTGGGGAGCCGCTGAACCGGATGCCATCGGTGTGTGGTATGCCGTGCTTTCCGGCGGGTTAGCCTCGGGAGTCGGCTATGCGATTTGGTATAGTGTCTTGCCCTCGCTGAGCGCAATGATAGCGGCGACCGTTCAGCTCAGTGTGCCCGTTCTGGCGGCCGTCGGCGGTGTGCTGCTGTTGTCTGAATCTGTAACATTACGCTTACTGGTCGCTTCAATGGCGATTCTGGGCGGCATCGCGATCGTGATTGGGGCCAGAAAAACACAGCGTCAGAGCCCTGATGTCAAAAGCACAAAGGCCGATTGACGGCCTTTGTGGAATGTCGGCAGGTTTAGCTGTTGCCGTTCAGATAGGCCAACACGACCTCGTGGTGATCTTTGGTTTTGAATTTATTGAAGACATGTTCAATCACGCCGTCTTCGTTAATCAGAAAGCTGATCCGGTGCAGGCCATCGTATACTTTGCCCATGAATTTCTTTTCGCCCCAGACACCAAACTGCTCGGCAACCGCATGGTCCTCATCAGAGAGCAGGGTGAAATTCAGGTTGTCTCGCTCGATGAATTTCGGCAGGCGTTTGACCGGATCAATGCTGATCCCCAGCACGACGACGTTCAGCGCATCCAGCTCCGATTTGCTGTCGCGTAATCCGCAGGCTTGTACTGTGCAGCCCGGCGTCATGGCTTTGGGGTAAAAATAAGCGAGTACTTTTTTACCTTTGAAATCGTTCAGGCTGACAGGCGCACCATTCTGATCTGGCAAAGTGAAGTCAGGTGCAGGAGAACCTGCAGTCAAGGTTTGCATGTGTTGTTCCTTAATAGTCCGAGGTTACTTGGGTAAATGGCCGGTAAAGTTCACTGTACCTGTGACTTGCACAGCCTGGCACAGGGCTTCAAATTCTTCCTGTAAGGACATCAGATTACAGCCTTCGGGCAGGTTCGTGCTGAGCTGCAAGGTCAGCTGGTCCTGCTCACCGTTCTCGTCATCTTCCTGCGAATGAGCACTGAGGGCGGAAATGTCTATCTGGCGACTGGCACAAAAATGGGTAAATTTTTCTATCAGCCCCGGCGCATCATTGCCTTCAATGTGGAAGTCGGCGGTATAAGGGTAGAAGCGGTGTTCGTGCTTGGTGGTCCTTTTCATCACGGTCAGCAGATCAAACTGTTGCGCCTGCAGCGGCAGGGTGGCTTCCACTTTTGCAATGGATGCTGCTGTACCCGAGAGTAAGAGGATGAAGGTGAATTCACTGCCAAAGATGGCCAGTCTGCTGTCTTCAATATTGCAGCCGCTGAGTGAGATATGGCGGGTAATTTCATCAGTAATACCCGGGCGATCAGAGCCGATTGCGGTGATGACGAGGTAGTGTTCCATACAGTTTCACATTGATGACCTTTATGCTTGCATGGTAGCACAGCCAACTTATCTCCTGCCACGAAGTTACCGGCGCAAATGATGATATTGTTATGAATGGTATATTTTGTTGTTAAATCCGCTGGTCATGGTGCAAGCCACTGGTTTAATCCACTTTTGACAGGGGATCACAGGACAGAATGAACGCACAGGATATGGTCAGGTATGACAGCTATTTTACATTCGACTTGCTTGTGTTTACCGCCACTGAAAAGTACCATGAGAAATCAATAAAAAAGGGAGATCGACATGTTTACTGGTAGCATGGTAGCGCTAGTTACGCCCTTGGATGAAGTCGGCGAAGTTGATTACGCCAGCCTGAAATCCTTGGTTGAATATCATATTGCAGCGGGTACAGACGCGATTGTCGCTGTCGGTACCACAGGTGAGTCAGCGACTCTGACGGTTGAAGAGCATGTCAAAGTTGTCCTTAAGACTGTTGATTTTGCACAGGGCCGTATCCCGATTATTGCCGGTACAGGCGCGAATGCCACCCATGAAGCCATCACTTTTAGCAAACTTTTCTCGGGTACGGGTGTAGCAGCGTGTCTGACTGTCACGCCGTATTACAACAAACCGACTCAGGAAGGTTTGTATCAGCATTTCAAAGCGATCTCTGAAGCCACCGATCTGCCGCAGATTCTGTATAACGTACCGGGCCGTACCTCGGTAGACATGCTGCCAGAGACCGTTGCCCGTCTATCCAAGCTGGATAATATTATCGGCATCAAAGATGCGACAGGCGATTTATCCCGAGTAGAAAAAACACGGGAACTTTGTGGGAAAGATTTCCTCCAATTCAGCGGTGATGACGCAACAGGTCTGGAATTTGTGGCCCGCGGTGGTCACGGTGTGATTTCTGTGACAGCCAATATTGCAGCACCCGATATGGCCACCATGTTCCAACTGGCCTTAAAAGGCGATCTGGATGAGGCGAAGGCCATCGATGCTAAACTGATGCCACTGCATAAGCACCTGTTTGTTGAGTCCAACCCCATTCCGGTGAAATGGGCAGCACAGCAACTCGGACTGATTCAGCACGGCACACTCCGTTTGCCATTAACGCCATTGAGCAAAGAGGCTGAACCTGTGGTGTTGCAAGCGTTGAAAGATGCGAAACTGCTGCCTTCACTGGCTACCGCATAGGAACCTAAGAACTCTACATGAATGTGAATTACAGGCTGGCCGTTACGGCTGTCATGGTTGCGGCTCTGGCTGGCTGTTCAGGCAGCGCAGAGCGACGCCGACAGGCGAATCAGGATTTTAATTATCTGGACACAGCGCCGTTAAGCAGCTGGAACAGTCCCAGTGGCTCTGCAGCCACGGTGTCGAATGAGTACGCGATCCCATCGAAAGAGTATCCGGGTGCGATTGGCAGAGCTGTCGACATTCGTCCACCGCAGCAAGTTCTGGCCTTGATCCCGGGTGCCAGAACCGCGCACAACAGCGACGGGACTGTGAGTCTGGAGCTCGTGAATTCAGCGGAGCTGGACGAGCTGTGGACACTGACCAAACGGATGGCCACTGAGCGGAATATTGCGTTGGACGTTAATACGGCCCAGATGCTTGAAACCGGGTGGGTGAGCTGGAACAACGAAGATGAAGATACAGAAGTAAGCAGTCGCTATCGGATTTCCCGTTCCACTGACAACGGCCAAAACCTGTATACTATCAAGCTGCTCGACTGGCGTGAAGGTGGCGTAGAGAAGCCTGTCAGTCTGGTGAATCAGGAGCGTTACAGCATTCTGATGACCAACCTGGTGATGGCGAAGTACGATGCTTATGAGCGAGAGAAAGCCAGGTTACGTGCTGAAGAACTGGTCAAACAGATCCCGATCACCATGGGACAGGATCGCAGTGGCTTGCCTGTGATTATTGCTCGCGCGCCTTACAACGTATTCTGGGAACGTCTGCCAAGCCTGTTACAGATGCTGGGCTTTACTGTTGACGGACGGAATCGCTCGCAAGGTACGGTTGATGTGAGTTTCCGGAATCCGGATGAAAGCTTCTGGGTGGATTTAGGCATTCAGCCGGTCCAATTAGAAAACCGCGATTATAAGTTACAGCTAGGTGATTTGGGCAACCGGACTTCAATTACAGTGACAGATGAAGACGGCAAACCCATCACAGACGAGGCCCTCGAGAGCATCGCTCCTGTATTAGCTGCTGTGATTGATAAAGATAATCAGAGTTGATGATCTGCTATCGGCTCGGTAACACGAGCTGATAAAAATAACCTCAACAAAAAACGCTTCGGCATCTGAAAGGATTACCGAAGCGTTTTTTTATACTGTGCGGCCGGAACTCTGGCGTTTTACTTTACTTCTTCGCCTTTCGCCTGCAGATCAGCATGGTAGGACGAACGAACAAAAGGTCCGCAGGCAGCGTGAGTAAAGCCCAGCGCCAGTGCGATTTCTTTCAGTTCATCAAACTCTGAAGGCGGCACATAACGTTCTACCGGCAAGTGATGACGGCTTGGAGCCAGGTACTGACCCAGAGTCAGCATGGTGACACCGTGTGCGCGAAGATCCTTCAGCACTTCCACAATTTCTTCTTTGGTTTCACCCAGTCCCATCATCAGACCAGACTTGGTCGGTACATCAGGGTGCATTTCGCCAAATTTTTTCAGCAAATCCAACGACCATTGGTAGTTCGCACCCGGGCGGGCCTTGCGGTACAGGCGCGGTGCGGTTTCCAGGTTGTGGTTGAACACATCGGGTGGGTTATCACGCAGGATTTCCAGCGCGTGATCCATACGACCACGGAAGTCAGGAACCAGGGTTTCAATTTTAATGTCAGGGTTCTTCACCCGAATTTCACGGATACAGTCAGCAAAATGTTGCGCACCACCATCACGGAGATCGTCACGGTCAACTGAGGTGACAACCACATAACGCAGTTTCATGTCGGCGATGGTCTGAGAAAGCTGAACCGGCTCTTCGGCATTCGGCGGCAAAGGGCGGCCGTGGGCAACGTCACAGAACGGGCAACGGCGTGTACAGATAGCACCCAGAATCATGAAGGTTGCAGTACCGTGGCTGAAACACTCAGCCAGGTTCGGGCAAGAGGCTTCCTCACACACAGAGTGGAGGTTATTCTTGCGCATCGCCGCTTTGATATCCTGAATACGCTGCGTATCAGCCGGAAGCTTGATTTTCATCCACTCCGGCTTACGCAGCATTTCGCGAGGCTTTTCCTCTGTTTCCATGTTACGAACAGGAATCAGGGCCATTTTATCGGCGTCACGGTATTTGACACCAGGTTCAATTACGATCGGTTTGCTCATGATTAATTGCTTTCCGTTGTCCACTCTATGCTCTGGTAACCGAGCAGTTTCACTAACTCATCGACAAGTACAGGTTGCACGTCAGCCAGTTTTGTTGGGCCATTTAGCTTGGCTAGCTGAGTCATTTCCATACCCGCATAGCCGCAGGGATTGATGCGCAGAAACGGTGTTAAATCCATGTCGACATTCAGCGCCAGACCATGAAAAGAACAGCCGCGACGGATACGTAGGCCGAGTGAGCAGATTTTTTTACCGTCGACATACACACCAGGTGCATCAGGACGGGCGTTGGATGCTACACCGAAGCGGGATAGCGTGTTGATTACGGTGTTTTCAATGTGTGTGACCAGTTCGCGGACGCCCAGTTTATGGCGACGCAGGTCAATCAACAGATACATCATTTGCTGTCCGGGACCATGATAGGTCACCTGTCCGCCACGATCGCTCTGAAAAATGGGAATGTCACCGGGATTGAGCACGTGTTCCGCTTTGCCGGCTTGACCCTGAGTAAAGACGGGAAGGTGCTCAACCAGCCAGATTTCGTCGACCGTATCGTCATTGCGATCAGCGGTAAAGTGATGCATGGCCTCATAAGTCACAGAATAGTCTGTCAGGCCCAGATTGCGGACAATGAGATTTTGTTGCACATTTCACCCATGCTGTCTGTCGGTCTCAGCAGAGAACCTTTCGAGACCAATAATGGTGCATTATAAATCGTGGCGGCTAAAATTTCAGCCGCCAATTGCTCGGTAGGACCAGGTATCAGAGCACGACGCGAACAATGTCGATCTCACCCAATTCTTTATACAGGGTTTCTACCTGCTCAATATGCGTCGCTGTGATAGTGATAGACACGGCACTGTAAGTCCCTTTTCCGCTTGGTTTCACAGAAGGGGTATAATCGCCAGGCGCATGGCGCTGTACAACGCCTACCACCAAATCAGGCAGCTCAGGCTTGTTGAAGCCCATAACCTTGAAAGAAAACTGACAAGGGAACTCGAGTAAATCTTTAAGTTTTGGCTGTTCTTGCTGTTGCATGCTGAACTCCCAGGAAGGTATGCGGTATATCACAATTTAGGGCAGCATATTAATGGCTCGCAGTCCATAACACAAGTCAAGCATAGGAGCAGGGTAGCAGGCCTCAGCGCAAAAAAGAAAAAGGACAGCGAGGCTGTCCTTTCTCAAATCAGGCGGCTTAGCTCAGCCAGCCTTTAAAGAGCAAGACGATATAGTCAATCAAGCGGCTGAAAATACTGCCTTCATTAACTTCGCTCAGCGCCAGCAGCGGGTATTCCGCTACGTCTTCATCGCCCAGGCGGTAGTATAGTTTACCGACTACATCACCTTTTTGAATCGGAGCTTTTAACTCTTTTTCCAGCACAAAGTTAGCTTTCAGATCTTTGGCTGATCCGCGAGGCAAGGTCACGAATGTATCCTGACTCACGCCCAGAGAGACTTCATCGTTGTCGCCCATCCAGACTTTTTCAGTGACGAAGGTTTCGTTGGCTTTGTGCGGCGATACGGTTTCGAAGAAACGGAAACCGTAGTTCAGTAATTTCTTGCTTTCAGCTTTCCGTGCATTGGCGCTCTTGGTGCCCATGACGACTGCAATCAAACGCATCTGACCTTCGGTCGCGGTACTGACCAGGCTGTAACCTGCGTTGTCCGTGTGGCCGGTTTTCAGACCGTCGACATTGAGACTTTTGTCCCACAGCAGGCTGTTCCGGTTAAATTGCTCGATCCCGTTGTAACGGAATGATTTTTCTTTATAGATGGCGAATTCTTCCGGGACATCACGGATCAGCCCCTGCGC is from Photobacterium sp. TLY01 and encodes:
- the dapA gene encoding 4-hydroxy-tetrahydrodipicolinate synthase; the encoded protein is MFTGSMVALVTPLDEVGEVDYASLKSLVEYHIAAGTDAIVAVGTTGESATLTVEEHVKVVLKTVDFAQGRIPIIAGTGANATHEAITFSKLFSGTGVAACLTVTPYYNKPTQEGLYQHFKAISEATDLPQILYNVPGRTSVDMLPETVARLSKLDNIIGIKDATGDLSRVEKTRELCGKDFLQFSGDDATGLEFVARGGHGVISVTANIAAPDMATMFQLALKGDLDEAKAIDAKLMPLHKHLFVESNPIPVKWAAQQLGLIQHGTLRLPLTPLSKEAEPVVLQALKDAKLLPSLATA
- the bamC gene encoding outer membrane protein assembly factor BamC; translated protein: MNVNYRLAVTAVMVAALAGCSGSAERRRQANQDFNYLDTAPLSSWNSPSGSAATVSNEYAIPSKEYPGAIGRAVDIRPPQQVLALIPGARTAHNSDGTVSLELVNSAELDELWTLTKRMATERNIALDVNTAQMLETGWVSWNNEDEDTEVSSRYRISRSTDNGQNLYTIKLLDWREGGVEKPVSLVNQERYSILMTNLVMAKYDAYEREKARLRAEELVKQIPITMGQDRSGLPVIIARAPYNVFWERLPSLLQMLGFTVDGRNRSQGTVDVSFRNPDESFWVDLGIQPVQLENRDYKLQLGDLGNRTSITVTDEDGKPITDEALESIAPVLAAVIDKDNQS
- the lipA gene encoding lipoyl synthase — its product is MSKPIVIEPGVKYRDADKMALIPVRNMETEEKPREMLRKPEWMKIKLPADTQRIQDIKAAMRKNNLHSVCEEASCPNLAECFSHGTATFMILGAICTRRCPFCDVAHGRPLPPNAEEPVQLSQTIADMKLRYVVVTSVDRDDLRDGGAQHFADCIREIRVKNPDIKIETLVPDFRGRMDHALEILRDNPPDVFNHNLETAPRLYRKARPGANYQWSLDLLKKFGEMHPDVPTKSGLMMGLGETKEEIVEVLKDLRAHGVTMLTLGQYLAPSRHHLPVERYVPPSEFDELKEIALALGFTHAACGPFVRSSYHADLQAKGEEVK
- the lipB gene encoding lipoyl(octanoyl) transferase LipB produces the protein MQQNLIVRNLGLTDYSVTYEAMHHFTADRNDDTVDEIWLVEHLPVFTQGQAGKAEHVLNPGDIPIFQSDRGGQVTYHGPGQQMMYLLIDLRRHKLGVRELVTHIENTVINTLSRFGVASNARPDAPGVYVDGKKICSLGLRIRRGCSFHGLALNVDMDLTPFLRINPCGYAGMEMTQLAKLNGPTKLADVQPVLVDELVKLLGYQSIEWTTESN
- the ybeD gene encoding DUF493 family protein YbeD translates to MQQQEQPKLKDLLEFPCQFSFKVMGFNKPELPDLVVGVVQRHAPGDYTPSVKPSGKGTYSAVSITITATHIEQVETLYKELGEIDIVRVVL
- a CDS encoding serine hydrolase codes for the protein MNKSAAFFRSVAVSTALLTSLSAAAAPAVVPEAPQIAAKGYVLMDYHSGKILAGQQEYDKIPPASLTKMMTSYVIGQEIKRGNISMDDTVVISKNAWAKNFPGSSKMFIEVGSEVKVADLNRGIIIQSGNDACVAMAEHVAGSEDSFVDLMNGWAKSLGMDSTHFANVHGLDNDDLYTTPYDMALLAQGLIRDVPEEFAIYKEKSFRYNGIEQFNRNSLLWDKSLNVDGLKTGHTDNAGYSLVSTATEGQMRLIAVVMGTKSANARKAESKKLLNYGFRFFETVSPHKANETFVTEKVWMGDNDEVSLGVSQDTFVTLPRGSAKDLKANFVLEKELKAPIQKGDVVGKLYYRLGDEDVAEYPLLALSEVNEGSIFSRLIDYIVLLFKGWLS